One window from the genome of Methanococcoides sp. AM1 encodes:
- a CDS encoding alpha/beta hydrolase: MAKIEPKQTFLKRHNNVVLLIGVSLLLAGFYGLFYSGQEDQWTMTDDGLLSYPEREELEYSVINLDNSNSGYVVKTISYTSRETEVNSLLTIPKTGNNDSNTVPGVIILPGAGVTKEDEHGLSVLLADMGYASIVIDQRNLGSVNVENDIMLFRNGAEPVEFLMVYDALMASDVLRDQARVDDSKIAMLGSSNGGRFAIIATSIDESISGVIGISTSGYGSDSLDREEVIDQAAYDLYVSIDPDNYVGGISPRPFVMIHSLNDTIIPYDAAMSTFEKAEEPKSFGTVDGTAHGYTDAMYPYLKDGLEIIFA; this comes from the coding sequence ATGGCTAAGATCGAACCAAAGCAAACTTTTCTAAAACGTCACAACAACGTTGTACTTCTTATCGGTGTTTCACTTCTACTCGCAGGTTTTTATGGTCTCTTCTATAGTGGTCAGGAAGATCAATGGACAATGACAGATGATGGCTTGTTGTCATATCCTGAGCGTGAAGAACTTGAATATTCCGTCATCAATCTTGATAATTCCAACTCTGGTTATGTTGTAAAGACCATTTCTTACACAAGCAGGGAAACGGAAGTGAATTCCCTTCTGACCATTCCCAAAACAGGCAATAATGATAGCAATACAGTTCCTGGCGTTATCATATTACCTGGTGCGGGAGTTACTAAAGAGGACGAACATGGCCTTTCTGTGCTGCTGGCCGATATGGGCTATGCATCAATCGTCATAGACCAGCGAAATCTTGGTTCAGTGAATGTGGAAAATGATATAATGCTCTTCAGGAACGGTGCTGAACCTGTAGAATTCCTTATGGTATATGATGCACTGATGGCTTCAGATGTGCTACGTGATCAGGCGAGGGTCGATGACTCGAAGATAGCAATGCTTGGTTCTAGCAATGGTGGAAGGTTTGCTATCATTGCAACGTCAATCGATGAGTCCATCTCCGGTGTTATAGGCATAAGTACAAGCGGATATGGATCTGATTCTCTCGACCGGGAAGAGGTAATTGATCAGGCAGCTTATGATCTTTACGTATCCATTGACCCTGACAACTATGTTGGTGGCATATCTCCACGTCCTTTTGTGATGATACACTCGCTCAACGACACGATCATTCCTTACGATGCAGCTATGAGTACATTCGAAAAAGCAGAAGAACCAAAGTCATTCGGAACAGTTGATGGCACAGCACATGGTTACACTGATGCGATGTATCCATATCTGAAGGATGGGTTGGAAATAATCTTTGCTTAA
- the acsC gene encoding acetyl-CoA decarbonylase/synthase complex subunit gamma has product MKINSPLEAYKFLPGTNCGECGETSCMAFASHLIDRSLKATDCTPLVNEGKYKKKYAELEALLAPEIREVVIGVGEKAVSIGGDDVLHRHKLTFFNKTAFAYDVWDTMDEKDLVERVNKIQDFKKFYVGDFLTLDMIAVRSISDDPAKFAAAVKKVMETTDFPMVLCSFNPEVLKAGLEVAAEKRPLLYAANKDNWQDVAALAQEYNVPVTVFAPNDLDMLKSLAKTFSENGIEDVVLDPGTFPTGKGLRTTFQNFLKIRRAGINGDRDIAFPIMAVPLTAWMAHDDDVSASYWETVVASVFTVKYGDIMILHSIEGYAQLPEVHIRDTIYTDPRKPVTVDPAVYEVGSPTADSPMLVTTNFALTYYTVESDLSSNGIDCYLTAIDTDGIGVEAAVAGGQLTAAKIKKGLEDAGFDMKEKLNNNVIVLPGLAARLQGDVEDETGAAVMIGPADSGRLPGWMEQNWPPKK; this is encoded by the coding sequence ATGAAAATTAACAGCCCTCTTGAAGCTTATAAATTCCTTCCGGGCACCAACTGTGGTGAGTGTGGCGAAACATCCTGTATGGCATTTGCATCCCACCTTATTGACAGGTCATTGAAAGCTACTGATTGTACACCTCTTGTAAATGAGGGAAAGTACAAGAAGAAGTATGCTGAGCTGGAAGCACTTCTTGCACCTGAGATCAGGGAAGTTGTGATCGGTGTCGGTGAAAAGGCAGTAAGCATTGGTGGCGATGATGTATTGCACCGCCATAAACTTACATTCTTCAACAAGACCGCATTTGCATACGATGTCTGGGACACTATGGATGAGAAGGACCTTGTTGAAAGAGTCAACAAGATCCAGGACTTCAAGAAATTCTATGTAGGAGATTTCCTGACACTTGACATGATCGCAGTGCGCAGCATTTCAGACGATCCTGCAAAGTTCGCAGCAGCAGTAAAGAAAGTAATGGAAACCACTGACTTCCCAATGGTCCTCTGTTCATTCAACCCTGAAGTCCTCAAGGCAGGACTTGAGGTGGCAGCAGAGAAAAGACCGCTCCTTTACGCAGCTAACAAGGACAACTGGCAGGATGTTGCAGCTCTTGCACAGGAATACAATGTTCCTGTGACAGTGTTCGCACCAAATGACCTTGATATGCTCAAATCACTGGCTAAGACATTCTCAGAGAATGGTATTGAGGATGTTGTCCTCGATCCGGGAACCTTCCCAACAGGCAAGGGACTGAGAACAACCTTCCAGAACTTCCTGAAAATCAGAAGGGCAGGCATCAATGGTGATCGTGACATTGCATTCCCAATCATGGCAGTACCTCTTACAGCATGGATGGCACACGATGACGATGTCAGCGCATCCTACTGGGAAACCGTGGTTGCATCAGTGTTCACTGTCAAGTACGGCGATATCATGATACTCCACAGTATCGAGGGATACGCACAGCTTCCAGAAGTTCACATTCGTGACACCATCTACACCGACCCACGTAAGCCGGTCACAGTAGATCCGGCAGTCTATGAGGTAGGTTCACCAACAGCAGATTCACCTATGCTTGTCACAACCAACTTCGCACTGACGTACTACACTGTAGAGAGCGATCTGTCATCCAATGGCATTGACTGCTACCTTACAGCTATCGACACCGATGGTATTGGTGTGGAAGCTGCTGTAGCAGGCGGTCAGCTCACAGCTGCAAAGATCAAGAAGGGACTGGAAGATGCAGGCTTCGACATGAAGGAGAAGCTCAATAACAATGTCATTGTACTTCCGGGACTTGCAGCACGTCTTCAGGGTGATGTGGAAGACGAAACTGGTGCCGCTGTTATGATCGGTCCGGCAGATTCAGGAAGACTTCCTGGCTGGATGGAACAGAACTGGCCACCAAAGAAATAA
- the cdhD gene encoding CO dehydrogenase/acetyl-CoA synthase subunit delta, giving the protein MSNKMKLSGLTDILKDLDVESLEGVTIEGDIELDISGGGGLNPAMAYALGHEAAQISLHVANIARMLGYPVDQLFAASMGGLPQAPVAGQSRIQDLIPAKFDVSKMSEWATPIQEVTLGATSADGGSRKSTVTLGGENALPYYFDAEMPHRNYVTMDVFDMPIGMAKSVKGNYEDVMNDPAEWAKKVVRDFNADMVTIHLISTDPLINDTPAREAAKVVEDVLQAVDVPIVIGGSGNPQKDPEVLEKAAEVAEGERVLLASASLNLDYERVAKAATDHGHAVLSWTQLEINAQKELNRKLMKQCGVPRDSIVMDPTTAALGYGLDYAYTNMERIRLAGLMGDEELTFPMSSGTTNAWGARESWMKESPLSQDSDWGPREYRGPIWEIVTGLTLSLAGNDMFMMMHPTSVQVLKEITQTLYGSIEADEIDISNWIGAEV; this is encoded by the coding sequence ATGTCAAATAAGATGAAATTATCAGGTCTTACTGATATTCTAAAAGATCTTGATGTCGAGTCACTTGAAGGAGTGACCATCGAGGGAGACATCGAGCTTGATATCAGTGGAGGCGGAGGTCTTAATCCTGCTATGGCCTATGCACTTGGTCATGAAGCAGCACAGATCTCATTACATGTCGCAAACATCGCAAGGATGTTGGGATACCCTGTTGACCAGCTTTTTGCTGCATCCATGGGCGGACTTCCACAGGCACCTGTAGCCGGACAGTCCAGGATACAGGATCTCATTCCTGCAAAGTTCGATGTTTCTAAGATGAGCGAATGGGCAACTCCTATCCAGGAAGTGACCCTTGGTGCCACATCAGCAGATGGTGGCTCAAGGAAGAGCACTGTAACTCTGGGTGGCGAGAATGCACTTCCATATTACTTCGATGCTGAAATGCCACACCGCAACTACGTTACAATGGATGTCTTCGATATGCCTATCGGAATGGCAAAATCTGTCAAAGGCAACTATGAAGATGTCATGAACGATCCTGCGGAATGGGCAAAGAAGGTCGTACGTGACTTCAATGCAGATATGGTTACCATACACCTTATCTCAACAGATCCTCTCATCAACGATACACCTGCAAGGGAAGCAGCAAAGGTCGTAGAGGATGTCCTCCAGGCAGTTGACGTACCTATTGTCATCGGTGGTTCAGGTAACCCACAGAAGGACCCTGAGGTTCTCGAAAAGGCAGCTGAGGTCGCAGAAGGCGAACGTGTACTTCTGGCATCTGCAAGTCTCAACCTTGATTACGAAAGGGTTGCAAAGGCTGCAACAGACCACGGCCATGCAGTACTTTCATGGACACAGCTTGAGATCAACGCACAGAAGGAACTCAACAGGAAGCTCATGAAGCAGTGTGGTGTCCCAAGGGACAGCATCGTAATGGACCCGACAACCGCAGCTCTTGGTTACGGTCTGGACTATGCTTACACTAACATGGAACGTATAAGGCTTGCAGGTCTTATGGGTGATGAAGAACTGACATTCCCAATGTCTTCCGGTACTACCAATGCATGGGGTGCCCGTGAGTCATGGATGAAGGAATCTCCACTCAGCCAGGATTCCGACTGGGGTCCACGTGAGTACAGAGGTCCTATCTGGGAGATCGTCACAGGTCTTACACTCTCACTTGCAGGAAACGATATGTTCATGATGATGCATCCAACATCTGTACAGGTACTCAAGGAGATCACACAGACACTCTATGGTTCCATTGAGGCAGATGAGATCGACATTTCCAACTGGATCGGAGCGGAGGTGTGA
- a CDS encoding AAA family ATPase: MTKVIAITGKGGTGKTAITSLLIRHLTRTDKLVLAIDADPDTNLPETLGCETVKTVGDMKQFMQDERDNFPPDINKESIFESKIYEILEEMPKYDLIVMGRPEGSGCYCYVNNLLRGIMDKVVKNYDVVILDTEAGLEHFSRKIIRDVDDLIVVTDGSRRGLRTAERIRELTEELETNIKNIYVVANKVTDANKEEIKKTATDLDLELIGTVPMDSMIAERDLKGLPLFDLPDESVAVQEVGKIAEKLGL, translated from the coding sequence GTGACAAAAGTAATTGCAATAACAGGTAAGGGTGGAACAGGGAAGACTGCAATAACCAGTCTTCTCATCCGCCATCTTACAAGAACTGATAAGCTTGTCCTCGCTATCGACGCTGACCCGGATACAAATCTTCCGGAGACCCTTGGTTGCGAGACTGTCAAGACAGTCGGTGATATGAAGCAGTTCATGCAGGATGAAAGGGACAACTTCCCTCCTGACATTAACAAGGAATCCATCTTCGAATCAAAGATCTATGAGATCCTTGAGGAGATGCCCAAGTACGACCTTATCGTAATGGGTCGTCCTGAAGGCTCCGGTTGCTATTGTTATGTCAATAACCTGCTTCGTGGTATCATGGACAAGGTCGTAAAGAACTATGATGTTGTTATTCTTGATACGGAAGCCGGACTTGAGCATTTCAGTCGTAAGATCATCCGTGATGTTGATGATCTCATCGTGGTTACCGATGGCTCAAGACGTGGTCTGAGGACCGCCGAGCGCATCAGGGAACTTACCGAGGAGCTTGAGACCAACATAAAGAATATCTATGTTGTTGCGAACAAGGTCACAGATGCCAATAAGGAAGAAATCAAGAAAACTGCAACAGATCTTGATCTCGAACTCATCGGAACTGTTCCGATGGACAGCATGATCGCAGAAAGAGACCTTAAAGGGCTGCCCCTTTTCGATCTTCCTGACGAGTCTGTTGCTGTACAAGAGGTTGGAAAGATCGCGGAGAAACTTGGTTTATAA
- the cdhC gene encoding CO dehydrogenase/CO-methylating acetyl-CoA synthase complex subunit beta produces the protein MAEEFPFEISPMFEGERIRKDGMHVELSGPKSKGYELVRATPMDEVEDGKFTLIGPDLSEMEEGSRHPFAMIYKIAGELVEEDLESIVERRNHDFQNYIQGLMHLNQRYDVWIRVSKDAVAKGLTSFEPIAQAVMMLFKNELPFIEKVEAVYVTDLAEIEKEMDNVKAIYKSRDDRTRDLHDEDVDTFYGCSLCQSFAPSNVCVITPDRISLCGAINWFDGRAAAKVDPEGPQFAIPKGDVVDAESGEFSGVNDIAKSLSSGEYDRIKLHSFFEYPHTSCGCFEVVGFYIPEVDGIGWVDRDYAGTAPNGLPFSTMAGQTGGGKQVSGFLGIGINYFRSPKFIQADGGWDRVVWMPKHLKDRVLSDIPSEIADKVATEEDAPDLDSLRSFLTDKNHPIVERWEAEEEPEAEEEVEEEATFAAPAMMQAAMPMQGMPMMMPPSSGTGGVKIILKNAKVSIDKVIIQKKE, from the coding sequence ATGGCAGAGGAATTCCCCTTTGAGATATCCCCTATGTTCGAAGGGGAAAGAATTAGAAAGGACGGCATGCACGTCGAACTCTCAGGACCGAAATCAAAAGGTTACGAGCTTGTAAGAGCTACACCTATGGATGAAGTAGAGGATGGTAAGTTCACACTTATCGGTCCTGATCTTTCAGAAATGGAAGAGGGATCAAGACATCCATTCGCAATGATCTACAAGATCGCAGGAGAACTTGTGGAAGAAGACCTTGAGTCTATCGTCGAACGTAGGAACCACGATTTCCAGAACTACATCCAGGGTTTAATGCACTTGAACCAGCGTTATGATGTATGGATACGTGTAAGCAAGGATGCTGTGGCTAAGGGCTTGACATCATTTGAGCCAATAGCACAGGCTGTTATGATGCTCTTCAAGAATGAACTTCCATTCATAGAGAAGGTCGAAGCTGTCTATGTGACAGATCTTGCAGAGATCGAGAAAGAGATGGACAACGTAAAGGCTATCTACAAGTCAAGAGATGACAGAACACGTGACCTGCATGATGAGGACGTAGACACATTCTATGGATGCAGTCTCTGTCAGTCATTTGCCCCATCCAATGTTTGTGTTATCACACCAGACAGGATCTCTCTTTGTGGTGCTATCAACTGGTTCGATGGTCGTGCAGCAGCAAAGGTCGACCCTGAAGGTCCACAGTTCGCTATTCCTAAAGGCGATGTTGTCGATGCTGAATCCGGTGAATTCTCCGGTGTTAACGATATCGCAAAATCACTTTCAAGCGGTGAATATGATCGTATCAAACTTCACTCTTTCTTTGAATATCCACACACATCATGTGGCTGCTTTGAGGTAGTAGGTTTCTACATACCTGAGGTCGATGGTATAGGCTGGGTAGACAGGGATTATGCAGGCACTGCACCAAACGGTCTTCCATTCTCTACAATGGCAGGTCAGACTGGTGGTGGAAAGCAGGTTTCTGGTTTCCTTGGTATCGGGATAAATTACTTCAGGTCACCAAAGTTCATCCAGGCTGATGGCGGATGGGACCGTGTCGTATGGATGCCAAAACACCTGAAAGACCGGGTGCTTTCTGACATACCTTCTGAGATCGCTGATAAGGTTGCAACCGAAGAAGATGCTCCGGACCTTGATTCACTTAGGAGCTTCCTTACTGACAAGAACCATCCAATAGTCGAGAGATGGGAAGCAGAGGAAGAACCTGAAGCAGAAGAAGAGGTAGAGGAAGAAGCAACATTTGCAGCACCGGCAATGATGCAGGCAGCAATGCCAATGCAGGGTATGCCAATGATGATGCCACCTTCATCCGGAACCGGCGGCGTTAAGATCATTCTCAAGAACGCAAAGGTCAGCATAGACAAAGTGATAATCCAGAAAAAGGAGTAA
- the cdhB gene encoding CO dehydrogenase/acetyl-CoA synthase complex subunit epsilon, whose translation MVDVIKNTQMHCSYGCKTSKAVQPNVAGKLISKAKRPLFVVGSQILKDEELLKRAIEIAKKADMPVAATGHSIKGFVDAGVDAKYINVHALATYLCDPNWTGLDGKGQYDTIISLGHFKYYINQVYSGLKSFSKLKTISIDRHYLQNATMSFGNITPEIHVEALDELIENL comes from the coding sequence ATGGTCGACGTAATTAAGAACACGCAGATGCACTGCTCATATGGCTGCAAGACCTCAAAAGCGGTCCAGCCAAATGTTGCAGGAAAGTTGATATCAAAGGCAAAGCGCCCTCTGTTCGTTGTAGGATCTCAGATCCTTAAAGACGAAGAGTTGTTGAAACGTGCCATTGAGATCGCAAAGAAAGCTGATATGCCGGTAGCTGCTACCGGCCATTCTATCAAGGGTTTTGTGGATGCAGGTGTAGATGCAAAATACATCAACGTCCATGCTCTTGCAACATATCTTTGTGATCCTAACTGGACCGGCCTTGACGGCAAAGGCCAGTATGACACAATAATTTCACTGGGACATTTCAAGTACTATATCAATCAGGTATACTCAGGTCTGAAGAGCTTCTCTAAGCTCAAGACCATCTCCATTGACAGACATTATCTCCAGAATGCTACTATGTCTTTTGGTAACATAACTCCGGAGATACACGTTGAAGCACTGGACGAATTGATAGAGAATCTCTAA
- the cdhA gene encoding CO dehydrogenase/acetyl-CoA synthase complex subunit alpha produces MSELTTGSFSIDNLENVQITINNIVGAIEKEAESIDAEMGPTVKPGVSSLRDWDHNILDRYNPVYTPMCDQCCYCTFGPCDLSGNKEGACGINLEGHNAREFMLRVITGAAAHSGHGRHLLHHLIDLHGKDFPLDVGATNIIAPNVQLVTGVQPKTLGDLDSVLSYVEEQLTQLLAAVHMGQEGAAIDFESKALHGGMLDHVGMEISDIAQISCLDFPKADDEPPLADIGMGCLDSSKPTLIVIGHNVAAITDIIDYMEDNGLNDKIELGGLCCTALDMTRYKAGDRTPPRAKIVGTLAKELKTIRSGIPDVIIVDEQCIRADVLEEASKLMIPVITTNDKVMYGLKDRSNDEIEDIIEDLTTGKEKGALIFDYEKLGELAPRLTMMMSEIREQKGIKALPTEEELKDQVDKCVHCLACEIACPDNLPISEAMKLGKEGDFTKFEWIHDKCVACGRCEYACPKDIDIVNVIEKSSQRLISEEVGKVRAGRGPISDPEIREEGVNLVLGTTPGIVALVGCSNYPDGTKDLYTVADEMLRRNYIVVVSGCSAMDLGMYKDADGQTLYEKYPSRFRSGGLMNVGSCVSNSHITGAVIKVAAIFAQKNISGNYEEIADYTLNRVGAVGVAWGAYSQKAASIGTGCSRLGIPVILGPHGSKYRRALIAKPYEEEKWSVYDARNGSEMKIPAAPEYLLTTAETVEEMMPMLAKSCIRPSDNNMGRMIKLTHYIELSQKYLGIMPEDWYKFVRTETDLPLAKREKLLKILEEEHGWEIDWKRKKILSGPAMKSDVSAQPTNLKRLCKEA; encoded by the coding sequence ATGAGTGAGCTAACTACAGGTAGCTTTTCTATCGACAACCTTGAAAATGTTCAGATCACCATCAACAACATTGTAGGTGCTATTGAAAAGGAAGCTGAAAGTATTGATGCTGAGATGGGGCCTACAGTTAAGCCCGGAGTCTCATCACTAAGAGATTGGGATCACAATATTCTGGACAGGTACAATCCGGTCTATACTCCAATGTGTGACCAGTGTTGTTACTGTACTTTTGGACCATGTGATCTTAGCGGTAACAAAGAAGGAGCATGTGGTATCAATCTTGAGGGTCATAATGCACGTGAGTTCATGCTTCGTGTTATTACAGGAGCAGCAGCACACTCAGGGCACGGAAGACATCTTCTTCACCACCTGATCGACCTGCATGGTAAGGATTTCCCTCTTGATGTTGGTGCTACTAATATTATTGCTCCAAATGTCCAGCTTGTCACAGGTGTCCAGCCAAAAACACTTGGAGATCTGGATAGTGTTCTCAGCTATGTTGAGGAACAGCTTACCCAGTTGCTTGCAGCTGTTCACATGGGTCAGGAAGGAGCAGCAATTGATTTCGAATCAAAGGCCCTTCATGGCGGTATGCTTGATCATGTTGGTATGGAGATCTCAGATATCGCACAGATATCCTGTCTTGATTTCCCTAAGGCAGATGACGAACCGCCTCTTGCTGATATCGGGATGGGATGCCTTGATTCTTCAAAGCCTACACTGATCGTTATCGGACACAATGTTGCGGCGATCACTGATATCATTGATTACATGGAAGACAATGGTCTTAACGATAAGATCGAGCTTGGAGGTCTGTGTTGTACTGCACTTGATATGACACGTTACAAGGCAGGTGATAGAACACCACCACGAGCAAAGATCGTTGGTACTCTTGCAAAAGAGCTTAAGACGATCAGGTCTGGAATTCCTGATGTTATCATTGTCGATGAACAGTGTATCCGTGCCGATGTCCTTGAAGAGGCAAGTAAGCTTATGATACCTGTTATTACAACTAATGACAAGGTAATGTACGGACTTAAGGACCGTTCAAATGATGAAATTGAAGACATCATTGAAGACCTTACTACCGGTAAGGAAAAAGGTGCACTTATATTCGATTATGAGAAGCTCGGAGAGCTTGCACCTCGGCTTACTATGATGATGTCCGAGATAAGGGAACAGAAAGGCATCAAGGCACTTCCAACAGAGGAAGAGCTCAAGGATCAGGTCGACAAATGTGTTCACTGTCTTGCCTGTGAGATCGCATGTCCTGACAACCTGCCAATAAGCGAAGCAATGAAACTCGGAAAAGAGGGTGACTTCACAAAGTTCGAGTGGATCCATGACAAGTGTGTCGCATGTGGCCGCTGTGAATACGCATGTCCAAAGGATATCGATATCGTTAACGTTATCGAGAAATCCTCACAGCGTTTGATCAGTGAGGAAGTTGGAAAGGTTCGTGCCGGCAGAGGACCTATCAGTGATCCGGAGATCAGGGAAGAAGGTGTCAACCTTGTTCTTGGTACAACGCCTGGTATTGTTGCACTGGTCGGTTGTTCTAACTACCCTGATGGTACAAAGGACCTTTATACAGTTGCAGATGAGATGCTCAGAAGGAACTATATTGTTGTTGTTTCCGGTTGTTCTGCAATGGACCTTGGTATGTACAAGGACGCAGATGGTCAGACACTCTATGAAAAATATCCTTCAAGGTTTAGGAGTGGTGGCCTGATGAACGTAGGTTCATGTGTTTCCAACTCACATATCACAGGAGCAGTGATCAAGGTCGCAGCTATCTTTGCACAGAAGAATATCTCAGGTAACTACGAAGAGATCGCAGACTACACACTCAACCGTGTTGGTGCTGTTGGTGTTGCATGGGGTGCATACTCCCAGAAGGCAGCTTCCATTGGAACAGGCTGCTCAAGGCTTGGTATCCCGGTAATCCTCGGTCCTCATGGTTCAAAGTACCGCAGGGCACTAATTGCAAAGCCTTATGAGGAAGAGAAGTGGAGCGTCTACGATGCAAGAAATGGAAGCGAGATGAAGATCCCGGCAGCTCCTGAATATCTGCTTACTACTGCAGAGACAGTTGAGGAAATGATGCCAATGCTTGCAAAGAGCTGTATCCGCCCAAGTGATAACAACATGGGTAGGATGATCAAGCTGACACATTACATTGAACTTAGCCAGAAATATCTTGGTATCATGCCCGAAGACTGGTACAAGTTTGTCAGGACAGAAACTGATCTTCCGCTTGCAAAACGTGAAAAACTGCTTAAGATACTGGAAGAAGAACATGGTTGGGAGATCGACTGGAAGAGGAAGAAGATCCTTTCAGGACCAGCAATGAAGTCCGATGTTTCAGCTCAGCCGACTAACCTCAAGAGACTTTGCAAGGAGGCTTAA
- a CDS encoding rhomboid family intramembrane serine protease has product MDNKCWICGKQEPMMFTCRHCGKTFCSDHRLPERHACEGLDRSAGYSSGTSGTSGDYKRSTTGGQAYGSEIDDAIKNMMKDAAKNAAKGAATGAVHKTRSSISTSPSMAIIFICIISFFLQLIPGYTELFQLVPSTMFARPWTMVTHMFLHGSFGHIFFNMLVLFFFGRELEKRIGKDMFLYVYFISGVVAALGYALTTSVSYYPMVGASGAIMGVFATLTILAPDMQVYVYFIPMKIKYALLLFVLLDFALIGAPDMIAHTAHLSGVLIGLYMGLRIKNTRKQRRRAEYDPRRW; this is encoded by the coding sequence TTGGATAATAAATGCTGGATATGTGGCAAACAGGAACCTATGATGTTTACCTGTCGCCATTGTGGCAAAACGTTCTGCTCAGACCACAGACTTCCTGAAAGACATGCCTGCGAGGGGCTTGATCGCAGTGCAGGATATTCTTCCGGCACATCAGGAACATCAGGGGACTATAAAAGAAGCACCACCGGAGGTCAGGCATACGGATCGGAAATTGATGACGCTATAAAGAACATGATGAAGGATGCAGCCAAAAATGCTGCAAAAGGAGCTGCCACAGGCGCAGTTCACAAAACAAGGTCATCAATATCGACAAGTCCTTCAATGGCAATTATATTTATCTGCATCATTTCATTCTTCCTTCAACTTATACCAGGCTATACGGAATTGTTCCAGCTTGTCCCGAGCACAATGTTCGCAAGACCATGGACAATGGTCACACATATGTTCCTGCATGGCAGTTTCGGACATATATTCTTTAATATGCTGGTACTATTCTTCTTTGGAAGAGAACTGGAAAAACGTATAGGAAAAGACATGTTCCTGTATGTGTACTTCATTTCAGGTGTTGTGGCCGCCCTTGGGTATGCACTTACCACCAGTGTCAGCTACTATCCGATGGTCGGAGCCAGCGGTGCCATCATGGGAGTTTTCGCGACACTTACCATATTAGCCCCGGATATGCAGGTATATGTATACTTCATACCTATGAAGATAAAATATGCACTCTTACTCTTTGTACTGCTTGACTTTGCACTAATAGGAGCTCCTGATATGATCGCCCATACCGCTCATCTTAGTGGTGTCCTGATAGGACTGTACATGGGACTTCGGATCAAAAATACCAGAAAACAACGCAGAAGAGCAGAGTATGACCCTCGAAGGTGGTGA